A window of Nicotiana sylvestris chromosome 8, ASM39365v2, whole genome shotgun sequence genomic DNA:
cccctaggcggcgaaaggccatggtgagctcattgcattaagctcatttggaggtacctttatcatgtttgcatgtatttggtagcggtggcattttcggacatactggatgcagtctgtttccatattcatccaaaagtaaccagctcggagtatcttctttgctaagacgaagccattcatatgcggaccgcaggtccccgcatgaatttcctctagtagacTGGATGCTTCCTTtccgtcgacacaccttagtaaccccaaatcaggagtcctcctatacaggatccctccgctgtgaaagaaattgttggacaacctccgaagggtGCGTTTCTatgtaggatttgcaagttctaggtattctcctttcgtcaaatactccttaatatcatgaaaccaaggttttccgtctgcttcttcctcaacatgatcacaataagctggctgatcatggatctttactggaatgggatcaatgaagttcttttctggatgttgtatcattgatgatagggtagccaatgcatcggcgaattcattctggaccctgggaacatgttggaattctgtctttatgaacctctttctcaattcctgtacacaatgcagatacaggagtatctttgagttcttggttgcccattcttctcggaccagAAGTATAAGTAGGTCCTAATCTCCAaccactagcaactcttgaatgttcatgtaaATAgacattttgagccctaagatgcaggcttcgtactcggccatattgttggtgcacaggaacctgagtttggcgaacactggataatgctgaccggtttttgataCCAGGGCTGCTCCTATGCCAAATCCTTTGAAATTTTCTACTCCATCAAAAAAtaatctccaaccatcataggatttcgcaatgtcttctcctatgaatgacacctctttgtcaggaaaatacgttttcaggggtttgtattctccatctacgagattttcagcaaggtgatctgccaatgcctgACCTTTGACTGCTTTCTGAGTcatgtagacaatgtcgaactcactcaacaggatttgccacttggctagcttactagtgggcatgggcttctggaagatgtactttaaaggatccatccttgatatgagatttGTAGCATAGGCAAAGAAGTAATGCCTAAACTTCTAatctacccaagtcaaagcacagcaggtgCGCTCTGACAAAGAATACCGAGCCTCGCACgtggtgaacttcttactaaggtaaTAAATGTCCTACtctttcctccctgtttcatcatgctgccccagaacacaactgaatgctccatccaatactacaaggtagagttataagggtctacctggatcaggcggaactaagactggtggtgttaacaggtattccttgattttgtcgaaagctttttggcaatcatcagtccatttggtagcggcgtccttcatcaacatcttaaagatcagctcatagataactgtagattgtgctatgaaccggctgatgtagttaagtctccccaagaaactcatcacgtccttcttgttctttagcGGTGGCAAtttttgaatagctttgacctttgatggattcatctctattcctcggcgactcacaataaacccaagtagttttctggcagtaaccccaaatgcacacttcgcgggattcagtttcaggttgtacctccataatctgttgaagaacttcctcaaatattccatgtggtcagtggctttcttggacttgataataacatcatctacgtacacctctatctccttgtgtatcatatcgtggaagatggtattcatggccctcatgtaggtggcccctacattcttcaggccgaacgacatcatcttttaatagtacattccccacggcttaataaaagccattttctcagcatcttcttcatccatccagatctgatgatacctagtgaaacaatccacaaatgactgcaattcatgcttggcgcaattgtcgatcaggatatgtatgtttggcaaggggaagtcgtctttcggactggcccggttgagatcctgaTAGTCGACCAAGACTCTGACCTTTCCGTCCTTCTTtagtactggcacaatgttggataaccatgttgggtattctactaccctgagaaccttggctttgacttgcttattgacttcttccttgattttcagactcatgtcatgcttaaactttttgagcttttgctttGCCGGCGGACATTttggattggttggcagtttgtgagccacaatagatgtactcagaccagtcatgtcatcatacatccaagcgaatatgtcttcatatttcctttgaaattctatgtattccttcttttctggtggcgataagtggacactgattctcgtttctttgacgttctctgcatctcccaggttaacaatctcggtctcatctaggttagacttaggtctattctcaaaattctcaacttccttaacttcctcttctggtatttcatcttcctctaaatctgtgtccgtttgttgcgttgtcttgttgcatgtcacagccattggttcatcaagataagtaatagtaatgttgtataagtaaagtaatgagagaaaacaatagtaataagtgttgattcataagaaaagtcagaatgctttgataaattgcataattgttttgaacattgaagatcttattgcgggaattgaaaatatGCGAGAGAAAAAATAACaatcttttagtaaatcaaaataatgcttgttttagccttgctaccccgaggttCGTCGGgatctggttgtcctgatggtccagttattgaggcgggcCCCTCTGCTTacggcttgtatggaagggccttcctccccctcctcctcgagaatgacACAACAATCTATATAACTGTCTTCTAAGAACAAATTCTTTACCGCTGccaatgcttcctcttcttctggccCATAAATAATATCAGCCGGTTGGAAAGTCCGCTCCAAATGTGGTATAGGCtactccagtggatagtaaggaccacgccatggtggcaaccagctgttgaattcctcccaggtgtactcatatcccagaccgaaagtggggccatgtttcttgagttttataggcttagcgattccttggagattcttgccgagccctttgccaggttcgtacccacactaatttagtatactctcgatcttgttgtcccaccatttgtctttgtcaacagcattcactcattcaatgtgatggtaagtctctccacctagcatTTTTCTCCCTTCGATTGACAGAATGGTCTGGCGattgtatatggggttgctaccgtcgtcgtgaatgatcacttcctggtggttctattcaaactttactgcctgatacagtgttgatgctacagccccagcgacATGGATCCATGGCTGTCCCAATAGTAGATTGTAAGATgttggcacgtctatcacttggaaatcgacattgaaccaagttggccccatttgcaaatactgactaatttccccaatagtggacatCTGGGAACCGTCGAAGGCATTCAcgttgatggctccatcctttatctcgtgcagtcccttacccaacttcttgagtgctactagcggacaaatgttgaggctaaAACCCCCATTAATTAGGATCCTGGTGataaagtaatcctcgcattgcacagtgacgtgaagtgctttgttgtgccccagcccttcaagTAGTAaatcatcctcatgaaaagtaattttgtgactctccaatacctgtccgaccatgttagccatttctccgccagtgatgttgcttggcacgtatgcttcacttagcaccctcaacaaagcattcttgtgtgcctcagaattttgtagcaaagtaGGTATGGAGATTTGCGTCGGTGTTTTGTTGAACTGGTCGATAACCGAGTATTCtatggcctgtatctttctctaAATATCGCCTGGACCTATCTCAATAATgggtgaccgattggaggcctactttcttgactcagctaggtgttctGGGCTATAGACCCTGCCGATCCTCGTCATACCCTATGCGGCAACAGTTTCCTCTAACCTAACCTTGCCCttcctccttgcctcagctgtatagtccATGGTATGGCCttggtatggaatggtgttacgtCCGACATTtccactgggatcggcgtggaCTTCTTCACTCCGAATGGAGCATGTGTTTTGggaggtaaaactgcaactttaaATGGTGGAGGTGCGTTTGCTGGAgtcacgaattcgacctcaattggtgttggtgtctttgcagttgcttcaaactcaagtggcacagacatgtTTATCTCAGCGTCGCCAGATGGCTAAATTTgtactatgattggattaagagtaactattggtttctttggatTATTACCTTTTGTGATCAACCCAATtgacccctcgggatcccaattaTCCTCTATTTAGATCATGTGAACGTATCCACCCTTATGGTAtggcagagggttattgcagACATTTGGAGTAGGTTCCTTTGCCataataattttgttgtcaatcagagcTGGATATTGTCTTTCAGAGaatgacattcgtcgatggtgtgtcccttcatgccggaatggtatgcacgaGATTtttttggattgacccattgagaagggttcttAGGGGTTATGTCAAGGATAGAGA
This region includes:
- the LOC138875801 gene encoding uncharacterized protein, whose amino-acid sequence is MANMVGQVLESHKITFHEDDLLLEGLGHNKALHVTVQCEDYFITRILINGGFSLNICPLVALKKLGKGLHEIKDGAINVNAFDGSQMSTIGEISQYLQMGPTWFNVDFQVIDVPTSYNLLLGQPWIHVAGAVASTLYQAVKFE